A stretch of Chloracidobacterium validum DNA encodes these proteins:
- the purE gene encoding 5-(carboxyamino)imidazole ribonucleotide mutase, translated as MANHELPAVGIIMGSDSDYPVMKDAAAICMEFGVAHEMRIVSAHRTPRDMFMYAETAHMRGLRVIIAGAGGAAHLPGMVASLTPLPVIGVPIVSKSLNGLDSLLSIVQMPVGVPVATVAIGAAKNAGILAVQIVATDNPELQRELVDFKAQMAEISRNKNQLINNEN; from the coding sequence ATGGCGAATCATGAACTTCCGGCCGTTGGCATTATCATGGGCAGCGATAGTGACTACCCGGTGATGAAAGACGCAGCGGCAATCTGCATGGAATTTGGGGTTGCGCACGAAATGCGCATCGTTTCGGCCCACCGGACGCCACGCGACATGTTTATGTACGCCGAAACCGCCCACATGCGCGGGCTGCGGGTCATCATTGCCGGGGCCGGCGGCGCAGCCCACCTGCCAGGAATGGTCGCTTCGCTGACGCCACTGCCAGTCATCGGCGTTCCCATCGTGTCAAAGTCCCTCAACGGGCTCGATTCGCTCCTCTCCATCGTCCAGATGCCGGTGGGTGTTCCGGTCGCCACCGTCGCCATTGGCGCAGCCAAAAATGCCGGCATCCTGGCCGTGCAAATCGTGGCGACCGACAACCCAGAACTTCAGCGCGAGCTGGTTGACTTCAAAGCCCAGATGGCTGAGATCTCGCGTAATAAAAATCAACTCATCAACAACGAAAACTGA
- a CDS encoding MaoC family dehydratase, protein MPTSFSLASLAALAGQELAVSDWFTIDQSRITTFGETTGDTQWIHCDPARAAVESPFKTTIAHGFLTLSLIPHLVEQTLHFEGARLALNYGLNRVRFVTPVPAGSRIRGRFAIAQVKSLDNGLDLTLNCTIELDGADKPACVAEWILRVLV, encoded by the coding sequence ATGCCTACGTCTTTCTCACTTGCTTCCCTCGCCGCCCTTGCCGGCCAAGAACTCGCCGTGAGTGACTGGTTCACGATTGACCAGTCGCGCATCACGACCTTTGGCGAAACCACCGGAGACACCCAGTGGATTCACTGCGACCCTGCCCGCGCCGCGGTCGAATCCCCCTTCAAAACCACCATTGCCCACGGCTTTCTCACGCTCTCGCTCATTCCACACTTGGTCGAGCAGACCCTTCACTTTGAAGGGGCGCGGCTGGCCCTCAACTACGGCCTCAACCGGGTGCGGTTCGTCACGCCAGTGCCGGCCGGCAGTCGCATCCGCGGCCGCTTCGCCATTGCTCAGGTCAAGTCCCTCGACAACGGACTCGACCTCACCCTCAACTGCACCATCGAGCTGGACGGGGCAGACAAGCCGGCCTGCGTCGCCGAGTGGATTTTGCGAGTGTTGGTCTGA
- a CDS encoding AAA family ATPase gives MAFEFRKLELRNWKNFTHVEVPIGRRLFLVGPNASGKSNFLDVFRFLRDLSAPGGGLQHAVHRRGGVSALRCLAARRHPDVAIGVWLERAGESWTYELAFNQDKQRRPVVKRERVTRQAQGRLDVILERPSEADRTDPTQLTQTHLEQVNVNRDFRDLTDFFASIRYLHIVPQLVREPDRSVGRANDPYGGDFLAQLAKTNEKTQRARLRRIQEALQVAVPQLTSIELWRDAHGTPHLRGKYRHWRPQGAWQQEEQFSDGTLRLMGLLWVALDRTGPLLLEEPELSLHPGITRFLPQILARAQRRAGRQIFLSTHSPDLLCDEGIGLDEVALIQPGPAGADVSLAASHSDIVRLLEGGLSLADAVMPRTTPPDAQQLALFPDMSNGA, from the coding sequence ATGGCGTTTGAATTCCGAAAGCTGGAGTTGCGCAACTGGAAGAACTTCACCCACGTCGAGGTTCCCATCGGCCGCCGGCTTTTTCTGGTTGGGCCGAATGCTTCGGGCAAATCCAACTTCCTCGATGTGTTCCGGTTTCTCCGGGATTTGTCCGCACCGGGCGGTGGGCTTCAGCATGCCGTCCATCGTCGCGGTGGCGTGAGCGCGCTTCGCTGCCTAGCGGCACGGCGCCACCCGGATGTGGCGATTGGCGTCTGGCTGGAGCGCGCCGGCGAATCCTGGACGTATGAACTCGCCTTCAATCAAGATAAGCAGCGTCGCCCTGTGGTCAAACGAGAACGTGTCACCCGTCAGGCGCAGGGACGGCTCGATGTCATTCTGGAGCGCCCGTCAGAGGCCGACCGGACAGACCCCACGCAGCTTACGCAAACCCACCTCGAACAGGTCAATGTCAACCGCGACTTCCGTGACCTGACGGATTTCTTTGCTTCGATCCGGTACTTGCACATCGTCCCGCAGCTCGTGCGCGAACCGGACCGTTCGGTTGGACGCGCCAACGATCCCTACGGCGGCGATTTTCTTGCGCAACTCGCCAAAACGAATGAAAAGACGCAAAGGGCCCGGCTGCGGCGCATTCAGGAAGCCTTGCAGGTGGCCGTGCCGCAGTTGACGTCCATCGAACTGTGGCGCGATGCCCACGGCACACCCCACCTACGGGGCAAGTACCGGCACTGGCGGCCGCAAGGCGCTTGGCAACAGGAAGAACAATTTTCGGACGGCACGCTGCGGCTGATGGGGTTGCTGTGGGTGGCGCTTGACCGGACGGGTCCGTTACTGCTTGAAGAACCGGAGTTGTCGCTGCATCCGGGGATAACCCGCTTCCTGCCGCAAATTCTGGCCCGGGCTCAGCGCCGTGCGGGACGGCAAATTTTCCTCAGCACCCACTCACCCGATCTTCTGTGCGATGAAGGCATCGGACTCGATGAGGTGGCGCTCATCCAGCCGGGGCCGGCAGGCGCGGATGTCTCGTTGGCCGCCTCGCACAGCGACATTGTGCGCCTGCTCGAAGGCGGACTGTCCCTGGCGGATGCCGTCATGCCCCGCACGACCCCGCCTGATGCGCAACAGTTGGCTTTATTTCCTGACATGTCGAACGGAGCATGA
- a CDS encoding acyl-CoA dehydrogenase, whose translation MFEFSPKAVELRERLLAFMDEHIYPNETTFLDEVATGDRWQPTRIVETLKAKAKAAGLWNLFLPESEYGAGLSNLDYAPLCEVMGRSFLGPEVFNCSAPDTGNMEVLVRYGTPEQKKQWLEPLLAGEIRSCFAMTEPDVASSDATNIQARIERDGDEYVVNGRKWWTSGAGDPRCKLIIFMGKTNPTAPKHQQQSMLLIPMDTPGVKVVRMLDVFGYDDAPHGHAEVRFENVRVPVTNLLLGEGRGFEIAQGRLGPGRIHHCMRLIGLAERALEAMCRRALTRTAFGKSLAEQGVLRAAIADSRIEIEQARLLTLQAAAMMDRHGNKVARTEIAMIKVVAPNMALRVIDRAIQAHGGGGVCADFGLAYAWAQARTLRLADGPDEVHRESIAKLELKKYHSQTGERTGGGRHGES comes from the coding sequence ATGTTTGAGTTTTCACCCAAAGCAGTTGAACTTCGGGAACGCCTCCTTGCCTTCATGGACGAGCACATCTACCCGAATGAAACGACTTTCCTGGACGAAGTCGCCACCGGCGACCGGTGGCAGCCAACGCGCATCGTCGAAACCCTCAAGGCCAAAGCCAAAGCTGCCGGATTGTGGAACCTGTTCCTGCCGGAGAGCGAATATGGCGCGGGACTGAGCAACCTCGACTACGCCCCGCTGTGCGAAGTCATGGGGCGCTCGTTCCTGGGACCCGAAGTGTTCAACTGTTCCGCGCCGGACACCGGCAACATGGAAGTGCTTGTCCGGTACGGCACGCCGGAGCAAAAAAAACAGTGGCTCGAACCCCTTCTGGCCGGTGAGATTCGGTCCTGTTTCGCCATGACCGAGCCAGACGTGGCGAGTTCGGATGCCACCAACATCCAGGCCCGCATCGAGCGGGATGGTGACGAATACGTGGTCAACGGTCGGAAGTGGTGGACCAGTGGGGCCGGCGACCCGCGCTGCAAGCTCATCATCTTCATGGGGAAAACCAACCCGACCGCGCCCAAGCACCAGCAGCAATCCATGTTGCTGATTCCCATGGATACGCCCGGCGTGAAGGTCGTTCGCATGCTCGATGTTTTTGGCTATGACGACGCCCCGCACGGGCATGCCGAAGTCAGGTTTGAAAACGTCCGGGTTCCGGTGACGAACCTCCTGCTTGGCGAGGGGCGCGGGTTTGAAATTGCCCAGGGGCGACTCGGGCCTGGTCGCATCCACCACTGCATGCGACTCATCGGGCTGGCCGAACGTGCCCTCGAAGCCATGTGTCGGCGCGCGCTGACCCGGACGGCGTTTGGCAAGTCCCTGGCAGAACAGGGCGTGTTGCGGGCGGCCATTGCCGATTCCCGGATTGAGATCGAGCAGGCGCGACTGCTGACGCTCCAGGCCGCCGCCATGATGGACCGCCACGGCAACAAGGTCGCCCGAACGGAAATCGCCATGATCAAGGTCGTGGCGCCCAATATGGCGCTGCGGGTCATTGATCGCGCCATTCAGGCGCATGGTGGCGGTGGGGTGTGTGCCGATTTTGGACTGGCCTACGCCTGGGCGCAGGCGCGCACCCTACGATTGGCCGATGGCCCGGATGAAGTGCATCGGGAGTCCATCGCCAAGCTGGAGTTGAAAAAATACCATTCCCAGACTGGAGAACGCACTGGCGGAGGACGACATGGCGAATCATGA
- a CDS encoding SDR family oxidoreductase, giving the protein MNGKVTLITGAAGGIGGVVTRMYLREGARVAISSRSLERAEQFRASLVAEGFPGDNILPVALSPNDLISMQTALEAIAARWGGLDVLINNAGSAGAKQPLFRIPFTSDDLAQLAAEGFTDNETMRESAANLLGLPWHLTRLALPYLRVGASVINVSTIFSRTNYYGRIPYVVPKSALNALSLGLAKQLGTTDRAVRVNTVFPGPIDSDRIRAVFGAMDRLKGVPEGTTAQEFFDIMILARARDAEPPSKRYPTQADVANVMVFLGSDESAAISGHNFEITHGMQVKAQSRTKLTAWPDQRLIDLTRRVVLIVGGEQVHDAVTVAASQQSHGASVILTFRQPEAVNTAKAQLETRGLNHNIAVTWLDPLRRESVTSVFDLIRERYHRLDTVIVFPAHAAGYYGPELIAADAEQVRQFTDEAILGTTAFAAQLSRFLLDFDAENELQEPVNVLFLTNEHDGATNAFEDIYRAAVEQLLRVWRHEDELQVAAGTRRFAIRTNQIVRYANAEPDNLKFTADWLATLANRVRVFDELNLYVPENIQRTTGKAELPRDIARTLLGLHIGKVAVITGGSAGIGGAIGHYLALSGAKVVLAARDAEKLAALKREIVAELFAIGYPQPEARVEILPDIDVADEEALARLTKFAVDRFGRIDFLINNAGIAGAEEMVVDLPLAAWRHTLKANLLSNYSLIYKIAPLMKKQGAGYILNVSSYFGGEKYVAVAYPNRSDYAVSKAGQRALAEILARHLGPEIQINALSPGPVEGQRLRGEGARPGLYARRARLILENKRLNDIHDAVIRAWREGESVKAALDALVRNHFDDVLAASPPEPVRRLIAHLRAEATGDGHSDRAYLMTRKIAEKLLHRLFEGGYVTAVEDREAFTSSFLDELPEPPDPFFDPAEVDKEAERVQSSVLTMLNLGRMPTEEEIAIATVFYLSDPNVSGETLHPSGGLKFDRTVTEGEFYGLPRNEDLMALRRKNVVLIGDYLEEELRWLVGAFAIQLVVRNCIILTKTAERADSLRHYFSAQRLNNLHIVSGGANIETALDDLVRRFGRLDVVVSTPFDPLPLKPLAATEDWRGVLNEKDFEQLVETHITHHFRVAKKAALQDKSQIVLVTPKTSRNSSREEFALALFVKTTLHALTATLAVECERFTHHPTVNQVDLTRRARVEEPRNEREEREELARFVDAVLLAAAPAPEPDQSRYLSRIHRGNAMTV; this is encoded by the coding sequence TTGAATGGCAAAGTTACGCTCATCACCGGCGCGGCCGGTGGTATTGGTGGGGTCGTCACCCGAATGTACCTCCGTGAGGGCGCGCGTGTCGCCATCTCCAGTCGGTCGCTGGAACGCGCCGAACAGTTCCGTGCTTCGCTCGTAGCCGAAGGATTTCCCGGTGACAATATCCTGCCGGTGGCCCTGTCGCCCAACGACCTCATCAGCATGCAGACGGCCCTGGAAGCCATTGCCGCACGCTGGGGCGGGTTGGATGTTCTGATCAACAACGCCGGTTCGGCCGGGGCCAAGCAACCCCTGTTTCGGATTCCCTTCACGTCTGACGACTTGGCACAGTTGGCGGCCGAAGGGTTCACCGACAACGAAACCATGCGCGAATCCGCTGCCAACCTCCTGGGCTTGCCCTGGCATTTGACGCGCCTGGCGCTCCCCTACCTGCGGGTTGGTGCCAGCGTCATCAACGTCTCGACCATTTTCTCGCGCACCAACTACTATGGGCGGATTCCCTACGTCGTGCCGAAGTCGGCCCTGAACGCCCTGTCGCTCGGACTCGCCAAGCAACTCGGCACAACCGACCGCGCCGTGCGCGTCAACACGGTCTTTCCCGGCCCGATTGATTCCGACCGCATCCGCGCCGTGTTTGGCGCGATGGACCGGCTCAAGGGCGTGCCGGAGGGCACAACGGCGCAGGAATTCTTCGACATCATGATCCTGGCGCGGGCGCGGGACGCCGAGCCGCCGAGCAAGCGCTACCCGACCCAGGCCGATGTGGCCAACGTCATGGTCTTTCTCGGTTCGGATGAATCCGCCGCCATCTCTGGTCACAACTTCGAGATTACCCACGGCATGCAGGTCAAGGCCCAGAGCCGCACCAAGCTCACGGCCTGGCCCGACCAGCGGCTCATTGACCTCACCCGGCGCGTCGTACTCATCGTCGGCGGCGAGCAGGTCCATGACGCCGTAACCGTCGCCGCCAGCCAGCAGTCCCATGGGGCCTCGGTCATCCTGACGTTTCGGCAACCGGAAGCGGTCAATACGGCCAAGGCCCAGCTTGAGACGCGCGGCCTCAATCACAACATCGCCGTCACCTGGCTCGACCCCCTGCGCCGCGAATCGGTGACGAGCGTGTTTGACCTCATCCGGGAGCGTTACCACCGCCTCGATACAGTGATTGTCTTCCCGGCCCATGCCGCCGGCTACTACGGGCCAGAACTCATTGCGGCCGACGCGGAACAGGTGCGCCAATTCACCGATGAAGCCATTCTCGGCACGACGGCCTTTGCCGCGCAGCTCTCACGCTTCCTACTCGACTTCGACGCCGAAAACGAGCTTCAGGAACCGGTCAACGTCCTGTTTCTGACCAACGAGCACGACGGCGCGACCAACGCCTTTGAAGACATCTACCGCGCGGCCGTTGAGCAACTGCTGCGGGTCTGGCGGCACGAAGATGAACTGCAAGTTGCGGCCGGCACGCGCCGCTTTGCCATCCGAACCAATCAGATTGTCCGCTACGCCAACGCCGAGCCGGACAACCTCAAGTTCACGGCCGACTGGCTGGCGACACTGGCCAACCGCGTCCGCGTGTTCGATGAGCTGAACCTGTACGTGCCGGAAAACATCCAGCGCACGACCGGCAAGGCGGAGCTGCCCCGCGACATTGCTCGGACACTGCTGGGCCTGCATATCGGCAAAGTTGCCGTCATCACCGGCGGCAGCGCCGGCATCGGCGGCGCCATCGGCCACTACCTGGCACTTTCCGGGGCGAAAGTCGTCCTGGCGGCGCGGGATGCCGAAAAGCTGGCGGCGCTCAAGCGCGAGATTGTGGCCGAGCTGTTTGCCATTGGATACCCCCAGCCGGAAGCCCGCGTCGAAATCCTGCCCGACATTGACGTGGCCGACGAAGAGGCGCTCGCGCGATTGACCAAGTTTGCCGTTGACCGATTCGGACGGATTGACTTTCTCATCAACAACGCGGGCATCGCCGGGGCCGAAGAAATGGTGGTGGACCTGCCCCTGGCTGCCTGGCGGCACACGCTCAAGGCCAATCTCCTGAGCAACTATTCGCTCATCTACAAAATCGCGCCGCTGATGAAGAAACAGGGGGCCGGTTACATCCTCAACGTCAGCTCCTACTTTGGCGGCGAGAAGTACGTGGCCGTCGCCTATCCGAACCGGAGTGACTATGCCGTTTCCAAAGCCGGTCAGCGCGCCCTGGCCGAAATTTTGGCGCGGCACCTGGGGCCGGAAATCCAGATCAATGCCCTCTCGCCGGGGCCGGTCGAAGGTCAGCGCCTGCGTGGCGAAGGGGCGCGTCCTGGACTCTACGCCCGGCGGGCGCGGCTCATTCTCGAAAACAAACGGCTGAACGACATTCACGATGCCGTGATTCGCGCCTGGCGTGAGGGTGAATCGGTCAAAGCCGCCCTCGACGCACTGGTGCGCAACCACTTTGACGATGTCCTTGCTGCCAGCCCGCCCGAACCCGTGCGGCGGCTCATTGCTCACCTTCGGGCCGAGGCCACCGGCGATGGGCATTCGGATCGCGCGTACCTGATGACGCGCAAAATCGCCGAAAAACTTCTGCACCGACTCTTTGAGGGGGGCTATGTCACAGCAGTCGAGGATCGTGAAGCCTTTACGTCGTCGTTTTTGGACGAACTCCCAGAACCACCCGACCCATTTTTCGACCCGGCGGAAGTTGACAAGGAAGCCGAGCGGGTTCAGTCGAGCGTCCTGACCATGCTCAACCTGGGACGCATGCCGACCGAAGAAGAAATTGCCATTGCGACGGTGTTTTACCTCTCCGATCCGAATGTGAGCGGCGAAACCCTGCATCCATCCGGCGGCTTGAAGTTCGACCGGACGGTGACGGAGGGCGAGTTTTACGGCCTGCCGCGCAATGAAGACCTCATGGCACTGCGCCGCAAAAACGTCGTGCTGATCGGCGATTACCTCGAAGAAGAACTCCGCTGGCTGGTTGGGGCGTTTGCCATTCAGTTGGTCGTGCGTAACTGCATCATTCTGACCAAGACGGCCGAGCGGGCCGATTCGCTACGGCATTACTTTTCGGCGCAGCGGCTCAACAACCTCCACATCGTCAGCGGCGGGGCCAATATCGAAACCGCGCTGGACGACCTGGTGCGGCGGTTCGGACGCTTGGATGTCGTCGTTTCGACGCCCTTCGACCCGCTGCCGCTCAAGCCGCTGGCGGCGACTGAAGACTGGCGCGGCGTGCTCAACGAAAAAGACTTCGAGCAACTGGTTGAAACCCACATCACCCATCACTTCCGCGTGGCGAAAAAAGCGGCGTTGCAGGACAAATCGCAGATTGTGCTCGTGACGCCGAAAACGTCGCGCAACTCGTCACGCGAGGAGTTTGCGCTGGCGCTGTTCGTCAAAACGACGCTACACGCGCTGACGGCGACGTTGGCCGTGGAATGTGAGCGGTTCACGCATCACCCGACCGTCAACCAGGTGGACTTGACGCGCCGCGCGCGGGTCGAAGAGCCGCGCAATGAACGCGAGGAACGCGAGGAACTGGCCCGGTTCGTGGATGCCGTTCTGCTGGCGGCCGCGCCAGCGCCCGAACCCGACCAAAGTCGCTATCTGTCGCGGATTCACCGGGGAAATGCCATGACGGTCTAG
- a CDS encoding two-component regulator propeller domain-containing protein, which translates to MFSHLAFVLVAAGWGWPASAATPFEFRRPPAELRIAQAAIQCIAQDREGFLWLGTTDGLHRFDGLNAVTYRFDAGNPTSISANDVHVICVSRDGTLWIGTNGAGFNRYNRADNSFTRYQPDPGNPRSFLSSRVDAIVEDRSGQLWIGSPDGLFRFDPVDETFTAFVHDANRATSLSANGIRALLTDRAGVLWVGTDGGGLDRYDGGGSFTHFVFEANHPKPPTASPITDNRVFALLEARDGALWVGTATAAHRFDPRTGNSVCYREVSEHPTNQTPGRIRGIIEDRFGQLWFATSNGVARLNQGTGQVVRAFHDPRDLKSVSANASRAVFEDRSGIVWIGSAKGLTAYDPMARRFPMFKSNPDAARRLSSDSVLGFLEDRNGETWIGTADGLNRFDRARGTFEVWKHDPDDPTTLGGKAASALLETREGTLLVGTSLGLDVFDRTTGKFSRFRAASNAEVLQKRTIEVLYRDREGGVWAASESFGLARLPADATGSIKVFSHDPRNPNSLSNNRIWQIVEDSGGTFWLATSNGINRFDPRSETFTRYEYDPKNPKGLPSARVYCLCFDASGALWVGLNGGLARLDTATGTFENVTPRAGLSEIVASMLLSLDGELWIATYEGLLRFNPTTRKTRFYDANDGLEGEFRTGARMRNTRGEMFFGGDGFTVFQPSAISDNPFVPPVALTRFRKFDQEMTDFNGQTLAPLTYRENSFSFEFAALSFSKAAKNTYAYRLEGFDEKWIYCGARSSASYTNLDPGEYVFHVKAANCDGVWNEVGTSLRVVIRPPWWMTWWAYGLYAVAFVGGVSGFIRLRVQRVNERARLREARLRAEAAEIKANYAAQLAEQNARLAERNAEVEDKNQQILDSIRYAESIQRAMLPAPSRLMACLPEHCLLFYPRDIVSGDFYWFHEADDGRLIVAVADCTGHGVPGAMMAMLGANLLNQIVVERQVYSPAEILERLDDGVRSALKQDAANAQTLDGMDIALCLIAPSRDCVTYAGAQRPLFVCADGKATETIHGNRRAIGGSRRATGQKFENHVFAVGSGKTLWLTTDGFVDQNSAQQKKYGRHRLAAFLAAIARLPLAAQREALEKELDDYRGGEPLRDDVTMLGIRLTP; encoded by the coding sequence GTGTTTTCGCATCTCGCGTTCGTCCTGGTCGCCGCCGGTTGGGGGTGGCCGGCATCGGCCGCGACGCCATTCGAGTTTCGGCGTCCGCCGGCCGAACTCCGCATCGCCCAAGCCGCAATTCAGTGCATCGCGCAGGATAGGGAAGGGTTCCTCTGGCTTGGTACGACCGACGGACTGCACCGCTTCGATGGTCTCAACGCGGTGACGTACCGCTTCGACGCGGGGAATCCAACATCAATCAGCGCCAATGACGTCCACGTCATTTGCGTCAGCCGCGATGGAACGCTCTGGATTGGCACGAATGGCGCGGGTTTCAACCGATATAACCGCGCCGACAACTCGTTCACGCGCTATCAGCCTGATCCGGGCAACCCGCGCAGTTTTCTGAGTTCACGGGTTGACGCCATCGTTGAAGACCGCTCCGGGCAGCTCTGGATTGGCTCGCCCGACGGACTCTTTCGCTTTGACCCAGTGGACGAAACATTCACGGCGTTCGTCCATGATGCGAATCGGGCGACATCGCTGAGCGCGAACGGCATCCGGGCGCTGCTGACCGACCGGGCGGGCGTACTCTGGGTGGGAACCGATGGTGGCGGACTCGACCGCTATGACGGTGGTGGATCGTTTACCCATTTCGTTTTCGAGGCAAACCATCCGAAGCCGCCCACGGCTAGTCCCATCACCGATAACCGCGTTTTCGCGTTGCTCGAAGCGCGAGATGGCGCGCTGTGGGTTGGCACCGCGACCGCCGCGCATCGCTTCGATCCACGGACGGGCAACTCGGTTTGCTACCGGGAAGTGTCGGAGCATCCGACGAATCAAACGCCGGGGCGCATACGGGGCATCATCGAAGATCGCTTCGGTCAGCTCTGGTTTGCCACGAGCAATGGCGTGGCGCGATTGAATCAAGGAACCGGCCAGGTCGTCCGGGCTTTTCACGATCCACGCGACTTGAAAAGCGTTTCGGCGAATGCTTCGCGGGCAGTCTTTGAAGACCGGTCAGGTATCGTGTGGATTGGCAGCGCGAAGGGGCTGACCGCCTACGACCCGATGGCGCGGCGGTTCCCGATGTTCAAGAGCAATCCCGATGCCGCGCGCCGTCTGAGTTCCGATTCGGTGCTTGGTTTTCTGGAAGACCGAAACGGAGAGACCTGGATTGGCACGGCGGATGGGCTGAACCGGTTCGACCGCGCGCGCGGAACCTTCGAGGTCTGGAAGCATGATCCTGACGACCCGACGACGCTGGGCGGCAAGGCGGCCAGCGCGCTGCTCGAAACGCGCGAGGGCACGCTGCTGGTCGGCACATCGCTCGGACTCGACGTCTTCGACCGGACGACGGGGAAGTTTTCGAGATTTCGGGCGGCGAGCAACGCCGAGGTCTTGCAAAAGAGAACCATCGAGGTGCTCTACCGAGATCGGGAAGGCGGGGTGTGGGCGGCTTCCGAAAGCTTTGGACTGGCGCGACTGCCGGCGGACGCGACCGGGTCCATCAAGGTCTTTTCGCATGACCCGCGCAATCCGAACAGCTTGAGTAACAATCGCATCTGGCAAATCGTCGAAGACAGTGGCGGCACTTTCTGGCTGGCCACTTCCAATGGCATCAACCGCTTTGATCCGCGCAGCGAAACGTTCACGCGCTATGAGTACGATCCGAAAAATCCGAAGGGGTTGCCGAGCGCGCGCGTGTACTGCCTGTGCTTCGACGCGAGTGGCGCGCTCTGGGTGGGCCTCAACGGCGGACTCGCCCGCCTCGATACCGCGACCGGCACCTTTGAAAACGTCACGCCCCGCGCCGGACTGAGCGAAATCGTCGCTTCGATGCTCCTCTCCCTGGATGGGGAATTATGGATTGCCACGTATGAAGGGTTGCTGCGCTTCAATCCGACCACGCGGAAGACGCGGTTTTATGACGCGAACGACGGGCTGGAGGGCGAATTCCGCACGGGCGCGCGCATGCGGAACACGCGCGGCGAGATGTTTTTCGGCGGCGACGGATTCACTGTATTCCAACCATCGGCCATCAGCGACAATCCGTTCGTGCCGCCGGTGGCGCTGACGCGCTTTCGGAAGTTCGATCAGGAAATGACGGATTTCAACGGCCAGACGCTCGCGCCGCTGACGTACCGCGAGAATTCGTTTTCGTTTGAGTTTGCCGCGCTGAGTTTTTCAAAGGCCGCGAAAAATACCTATGCCTACCGACTCGAAGGCTTCGACGAGAAATGGATTTACTGCGGAGCGCGCTCCTCGGCGAGCTACACGAATCTCGATCCGGGCGAATATGTCTTTCACGTCAAGGCGGCGAATTGCGACGGTGTGTGGAATGAGGTCGGGACGAGCCTTCGGGTCGTGATTCGTCCGCCGTGGTGGATGACGTGGTGGGCCTATGGCCTCTATGCCGTTGCTTTCGTCGGTGGTGTATCGGGATTCATCCGGCTGCGCGTGCAGCGCGTCAACGAACGAGCGCGCCTGCGCGAAGCCCGACTGCGCGCGGAGGCGGCGGAAATCAAGGCCAACTATGCCGCCCAACTCGCCGAGCAGAACGCGCGTCTCGCCGAACGCAACGCCGAAGTCGAAGACAAGAATCAACAGATTCTCGACAGCATCAGATACGCCGAAAGCATTCAGCGGGCGATGCTGCCCGCGCCGTCGCGCCTGATGGCTTGTCTGCCGGAACACTGCCTCTTGTTTTATCCACGCGACATCGTGTCGGGCGATTTCTACTGGTTTCACGAGGCGGATGACGGACGCCTCATCGTCGCCGTGGCCGACTGCACCGGGCACGGCGTGCCGGGCGCGATGATGGCCATGCTCGGCGCGAATTTGCTCAACCAGATTGTCGTCGAGCGGCAAGTCTATTCACCGGCGGAAATTCTCGAACGTCTCGATGATGGCGTCCGGTCCGCTCTCAAGCAGGACGCGGCCAACGCGCAAACGCTGGATGGCATGGACATCGCCCTGTGCCTCATCGCGCCCAGCCGCGACTGCGTAACCTACGCGGGGGCGCAGCGTCCGTTGTTCGTCTGCGCTGACGGCAAAGCGACCGAAACGATTCATGGCAACCGCCGCGCGATTGGCGGCAGTCGGCGGGCGACAGGGCAAAAATTCGAAAATCATGTTTTCGCCGTCGGCAGCGGGAAAACGCTCTGGTTGACGACGGATGGTTTCGTCGATCAGAACAGCGCGCAGCAGAAAAAATACGGCCGCCACCGACTCGCGGCGTTTCTCGCGGCCATCGCTCGCCTGCCGCTCGCCGCGCAACGCGAAGCCCTTGAAAAGGAACTCGACGACTATCGCGGTGGCGAGCCGCTGCGCGACGATGTGACGATGCTGGGCATCCGGCTTACGCCGTAA